From Argopecten irradians isolate NY chromosome 12, Ai_NY, whole genome shotgun sequence, one genomic window encodes:
- the LOC138336920 gene encoding golgin subfamily A member 6-like protein 22 yields MMNLEEKKRISQNLSSLKEHLCDLDPVIDRLIEKEVFKLEHRDQIEQAGSHQKQVNEFIKILTSSPNSDAYVTFIDALHSERFYGLVEKIQSTPVFQRCMSSASTTVPYIEVTSMNLTDSRPDVGAEAAGGVASYAGMVKELLNSFGKRQEEMLYSFERQQREERREFEKRRMEDKREMERIMRDDKMEYDKNRKQDKLEHRQQLDLMWKEWQEEKSEILKKNEDMIDKLHLQINQIRQADMEYHSLQEKYAYLQDIQQRMREQDNERVERLRQKTKEKEDLRKENKALKEEIEDLSTRLRSLAEMKETERWEIDCIAKEKEDIERALAEKEMENNELKKKVTEQYNKIQDILAEQRTRSKVDDPGYILSVEQQMRKVDAVYDGIGHSHEDEQVKLKKQIKPRTVNPLIPSTYKKPRKLSTSSWKC; encoded by the exons ATGATGAATTTGGAAGAAAAAAAGCGAATAAGTCAGAATCTGTCAAGTCTGAAAGAACATTTGTGCGACCTCGATCCTGTTATAGATAGACTGATTGAAAAGGAAGTGTTTAAACTAGAACACCGAGATCAAATCGAACAAGCCGGAAGTCATCAAAAACAAGTGAACGAATTCATAAAGATACTGACGTCATCACCAAACTCAGATGCTTACGTCACATTCATTGATGCTTTACATTCTGAAAGGTTCTATGGTCTGGTGGAAAAGATCCAATCAACGCCAG TTTTCCAACGATGTATGTCATCAGCGTCGACAACCGTACCGTATATCGAGGTGACTTCAATGAATTTAACA GACTCACGACCGGACGTTGGTGCGGAGGCGGCTGGGGGCGTGGCTAGTTATGCAGGCATGGTTAAAGAGCTTCTTAATAGCTTTGGTAAGCGTCAGGAGGAAATGCTTTATAGTTTTGAGAGACAGCAGAGGGAAGAAAGGAGAGAATTCGAGAAAAGGAGGATGGAAGATAAAAGGGAAATGGAACGCATAATGCGAGATGATAAGATGGAATATGATAAAAACAGGAAACAAGATAAATTGGAGCATCGTCAACAATTAGATCTAATGTGGAAAGAATGGCAGGAAGAAAAAagtgaaatattaaagaaaaatgaaGACATGATCGACAAACTTCATCTGCAGATTAATCAGATCCGCCAAGCTGATATGGAATATCATAGTCTTCAGGAGAAATATGCTTACCTTCAGGATATACAACAAAGAATGAGAGAACAGGATAATGAAAGGGTAGAAAGACTAAGACAGAAGACAAAGGAGAAAGAAGATCTGAGGAAAGAAAACAAAGCATTGAAGGAAGAGATCGAGGACCTCTCAACTCGGCTGAGAAGTTTGGCGGAAATGAAAGAAACTGAAAGATGGGAAATCGATTGCATTGCAAAGGAAAAGGAAGACATTGAAAGGGCTTTAGCTGAGAAAGAAAtggaaaataatgaattgaaaaaGAAAGTAACTGAACAGTATAATAAGATCCAAGACATTCTAGCGGAACAGAGGACTAGGTCAAAGGTCGATGACCCTGGTTACATCCTCTCCGTGGAGCAACAGATGAGAAAAGTGGACGCTGTTTATGACGGAATTGGACATTCACATGAGGACGAACAAGTCAAACTTAAAAAGCAGATCAAACCCCGTACTGTAAATCCACTTATCCCATCTACATACAAAAAACCAAGGAAGTTATCAACCTCTTCTTGGAAGTGCTAG
- the LOC138336921 gene encoding uncharacterized protein, with the protein MDVIWNILFFIITSTSFCDGSMCYFKASYYDQFERNRIYKTTHKYCKDDCCRSNNQVMCCTKEDDTDKNGGITEEPEGLMTFGAVFGTLIGIVFGISVCVIVGCYVKRLCFRPIAKLEPKRGKPEHHRAAKYLATLNKKGKENVNKKQPPPRRSRLARRHEEATNFGFDEDEYTAELDYTGNPTTDYFYDDISEGPSPSPILYDNFGGKGGRCIIVSPSCIDFHNLDDDDEAFCERKEPQRSVSIDCGQVDHAVNRRESVVGISVDPNMRHASIC; encoded by the exons ATGGATGTTATATGGAATATACTATTCTTTATAATCACATCAACAA GTTTTTGTGATGGAAGCATGTGCTACTTCAAAGCGAGTTACTACGACCAGTTCGAGAGAAACAGGATATATAAAACAACTCACAAATACTGTAAGGATGACTGCTGTAGATCCAACAACCAAGTCATGTGCTGTACGAAGGAAGATGACACAGATAAAAATGGCGGGATAACGGAGGAGCCGGAGGGACTGAT GACGTTCGGAGCCGTATTTGGGACACTTATTGGCATTGTGTTTGGGATTTCTGTGTGCGTTATAGTCGGCTGTTATGTAAAGAGGTTATGTTTCCGACCAATAGCAAAACTAGAACCGAAGAGAGGCAAACCAGAGCACCACCGAGCGGCAAAATATCTCGCTACAT TAAACAAAAAGGGGAAGGAGAATGTCAATAAAAAACAGCCACCCCCTCGAAGGTCAAGGTTAGCAAGGCGTCATGAAGAGGCAACAAACTTTGGTTTTGATGAAGACGAATATACCGCAGAACTGGATTATACAGGCAACCCAACGACTGATTATTTCTACGACGACATTTCTGAAGGTCCCAGCCCCTCTCCGATTCTTTACGACAATTTCGGCGGAAAGGGTGGCAGGTGTATTATAGTGTCACCATCTTGTATCGATTTTCATAACTTGGACGATGACGACGAGGCTTTTTGTGAACGAAAGGAGCCACAGCGGTCAGTCAGCATCGACTGCGGACAGGTTGACCACGCTGTCAACAGGAGGGAATCTGTGGTAGGGATTTCAGTGGACCCTAATATGCGGCATGCAAGTATCTGTTGA